The Equus przewalskii isolate Varuska chromosome 5, EquPr2, whole genome shotgun sequence genome window below encodes:
- the SLC38A2 gene encoding sodium-coupled neutral amino acid symporter 2 isoform X2 — MKQTLILLTFVSIFSLYSVHLLLKTANEGGSLLYEQLGHKAFGLVGKLAASGSITMQNIGAMSSYLFIVKYELPLVIQALMNIEDTTGLWYLNGDYLVLLVSLVLILPLSLLRNLGYLGYTSGLSLMCMMFFLIVVICKKFQIPCPMELALIINETVNSSLTQPAAFPPAVPFNMTEGDSCRPRYFIFNSQTVYAVPILTFSFVCHPAILPIYEELKERSRRRMMNVSKISFFAMFLMYLLAALFGYLTFYERVESELLHTYSSVVGTDILLLIVRLAVLVAVTLTVPVVIFPIRSSLTQLLCPAKDFSWWRHTVITVSILAFTNLLVIFVPTIRDIFGFIGASAAAMLIFILPSAFYIKLVKKEPMKSIQKIGAVCFLLSGIMVMTGSMALIVLDWVHNAPGGGH, encoded by the exons ATGAAACAGACTTT AATTCTCTTGACGTTTGTGTCAATATTTTCCCTGTATTCTGTTCATCTCCTTTTGAAGACTGCCAATGAAGGAG GGTCTTTATTATATGAACAATTGGGACATAAGGCATTTGGATTGGTTGGAAAGCTTGCAGCCTCTGGATCAATTACAATGCAGAACATTGGAG CTATGTCAAGCTACCTCTTCATAGTGAAATATGAGTTACCTTTGGTGATCCAGGCATTAATGAACATTGAAGATACAACTGG ATTGTGGTATCTGAACGGTGACTATTTGGTTCTGTTGGTGTCATTGGTGCTCATCCTTCCTTTATCACTGCTGAGAAATTTAG GATATTTGGGATATACCAGTGGCCTTTCTTTGATGTGTATGATGTTCTTTCTGATCGTG gTGATTTGCAAGAAATTTCAGATTCCTTGTCCTATGGAACTTGCTTTGATAATTAATGAAACAGTCAACAGCAGCCTGACACAACCAGCGGCTTTTCCACCTGCTGTGCCATTTAACATGACTGAGGGTGACTCTTGCAGACCACGTTACTTTATCTTCAACTCACAG ACTGTCTATGCTGTGCCAATTCTGaccttttcatttgtctgtcaTCCTGCTATTCTTCCCATTTACGAAGAGCTGAAAGA GCGCAGCCGTAGAAGAATGATGAATGTGTCCAAGATTTCGTTTTTTGCTATGTTTCTCATGTACCTGCTTGCTGCTCTCTTTGGCTACCTGACATTTTACG AACGCGTGGAGTCAGAACTGCTTCATACCTACTCTTCTGTCGTGGGGACTGACATTCTTCTTCTCATCGTCCGTTTGGCTGTGTTAGTGGCTGTCACCCTGACAGTGCCAGTAGTTATTTTCCCG ATCCGGAGTTCCTTAACTCAGTTGTTGTGTCCAGCAAAAGATTTCAGTTGGTGGCGTCATACTGTCATCACAGTGTCTATCTTGGCATTTACCAATTTGCTTGTCATCTTTGTCCCAACTATTAGAGATATCTTTGGTTTCATTG GTGCGTCTGCAGCTGCCATGTTGATCTTTATTCTTCCATCTGCCTTTTATATCAAGTTGGTGAAGAAAGAACCTATGAAATCTATACAAAAGATTGGG GCTGTGTGCTTCCTGTTGAGTGGCATCATGGTGATGACTGGAAGCATGGCCTTGATTGTTTTGGATTGGGTACACAATGCGCCCGGAGGTGGCCATTAA
- the SLC38A2 gene encoding sodium-coupled neutral amino acid symporter 2 isoform X1, whose product MKKAEMGRFSISPDEDSSSYSSNSDFNYSYPTKQAALKSHYADVDPENQNFLLESNLGKKKYETDFHPGTTSFGMSVFNLSNAIVGSGILGLSYAMANTGIALFIILLTFVSIFSLYSVHLLLKTANEGGSLLYEQLGHKAFGLVGKLAASGSITMQNIGAMSSYLFIVKYELPLVIQALMNIEDTTGLWYLNGDYLVLLVSLVLILPLSLLRNLGYLGYTSGLSLMCMMFFLIVVICKKFQIPCPMELALIINETVNSSLTQPAAFPPAVPFNMTEGDSCRPRYFIFNSQTVYAVPILTFSFVCHPAILPIYEELKERSRRRMMNVSKISFFAMFLMYLLAALFGYLTFYERVESELLHTYSSVVGTDILLLIVRLAVLVAVTLTVPVVIFPIRSSLTQLLCPAKDFSWWRHTVITVSILAFTNLLVIFVPTIRDIFGFIGASAAAMLIFILPSAFYIKLVKKEPMKSIQKIGAVCFLLSGIMVMTGSMALIVLDWVHNAPGGGH is encoded by the exons ATGAAGAAAGCCGAAATGGGAAGGTTCAGTATTTCCCCGGATGAGGACAGCAGCAGCTACAGCTCGAACAGCGACTTCAACTACTCCTACCCCACCAAGCAAGCTGCCCTAAAAAG ccaTTATGCAGATGTAGATCCTGAAAACCAGAACTTTTTACTTGAATCgaatttggggaagaagaagTATGAAACAGACTTT CATCCAGGTACTACTTCCTTTGGAATGTCAGTATTTAATCTGAGCAATGCGATTGTGGGCAGTGGAATCCTTGGGCTTTCTTATGCCATGGCTAATACTGGAATTGCTCTTTTTAT AATTCTCTTGACGTTTGTGTCAATATTTTCCCTGTATTCTGTTCATCTCCTTTTGAAGACTGCCAATGAAGGAG GGTCTTTATTATATGAACAATTGGGACATAAGGCATTTGGATTGGTTGGAAAGCTTGCAGCCTCTGGATCAATTACAATGCAGAACATTGGAG CTATGTCAAGCTACCTCTTCATAGTGAAATATGAGTTACCTTTGGTGATCCAGGCATTAATGAACATTGAAGATACAACTGG ATTGTGGTATCTGAACGGTGACTATTTGGTTCTGTTGGTGTCATTGGTGCTCATCCTTCCTTTATCACTGCTGAGAAATTTAG GATATTTGGGATATACCAGTGGCCTTTCTTTGATGTGTATGATGTTCTTTCTGATCGTG gTGATTTGCAAGAAATTTCAGATTCCTTGTCCTATGGAACTTGCTTTGATAATTAATGAAACAGTCAACAGCAGCCTGACACAACCAGCGGCTTTTCCACCTGCTGTGCCATTTAACATGACTGAGGGTGACTCTTGCAGACCACGTTACTTTATCTTCAACTCACAG ACTGTCTATGCTGTGCCAATTCTGaccttttcatttgtctgtcaTCCTGCTATTCTTCCCATTTACGAAGAGCTGAAAGA GCGCAGCCGTAGAAGAATGATGAATGTGTCCAAGATTTCGTTTTTTGCTATGTTTCTCATGTACCTGCTTGCTGCTCTCTTTGGCTACCTGACATTTTACG AACGCGTGGAGTCAGAACTGCTTCATACCTACTCTTCTGTCGTGGGGACTGACATTCTTCTTCTCATCGTCCGTTTGGCTGTGTTAGTGGCTGTCACCCTGACAGTGCCAGTAGTTATTTTCCCG ATCCGGAGTTCCTTAACTCAGTTGTTGTGTCCAGCAAAAGATTTCAGTTGGTGGCGTCATACTGTCATCACAGTGTCTATCTTGGCATTTACCAATTTGCTTGTCATCTTTGTCCCAACTATTAGAGATATCTTTGGTTTCATTG GTGCGTCTGCAGCTGCCATGTTGATCTTTATTCTTCCATCTGCCTTTTATATCAAGTTGGTGAAGAAAGAACCTATGAAATCTATACAAAAGATTGGG GCTGTGTGCTTCCTGTTGAGTGGCATCATGGTGATGACTGGAAGCATGGCCTTGATTGTTTTGGATTGGGTACACAATGCGCCCGGAGGTGGCCATTAA